The following coding sequences are from one Numenius arquata chromosome 29, bNumArq3.hap1.1, whole genome shotgun sequence window:
- the LOC141476228 gene encoding interferon-induced protein with tetratricopeptide repeats 2-like: MSHEQLKEKLDALQCHFTWYLGITGHIEPTHILQKLAVEIRHTAHRNQTALLGLQAYLYQLKHQSREALQSLRDAEEHERQDEQQASAAGSLIIYGNYAWIHYLQGSYGEAESYVERIRQLCPTPWDTRLVSHIQAQKGWSLLAIRARNGERARECFEVALMLEPGNIYFCAGLGMALYSSWSYFWYPDIARKAITQLERTILEQPNNYRAKIYLAKLLKEADIERSIALIEESLENSSDPEVIRASAFFWLQRSPDRAIGILQRALEQDPGYHLLYQALARCYRKQWLSAEKEEENNILEAAIQNLEQILQRHPDLDLVFVKLQLAEFYGARDPAQEEEIYRELQEVEDTLSPEGRQTLNLFWGKFFLYKKKSLHEAKEKFMEGYRIPALTNKRRECGQRLTKMAATMHHKQEADAILNFIRETNSHLPMEFAEADLD; this comes from the exons ATGAG CCATGAACAACTGAAGGAGAAGTTGGATGCCCTTCAATGCCATTTCACCTGGTATTTGGGTATAACAGGCCATATTGAACCAACACATATCCTGCAGAAGCTGGCTGTTGAAATCAGGCACACAGCCCACCGAAACCAGACTgcactgctggggctgcaggcgTACCTGTACCAGCTGaaacaccagagcagagaagctCTGCAAAGCCTTAGAGATGCTGAAGAGCATGAGAGACAAGATGAGCAGCAGGCATCTGCTGCTGGGTCTTTGATTATCTATGGGAATTATGCTTGGATTCACTACCTTCAGGGCTCCTACGGGGAGGCTGAGAGCTATGTGGAACGCATCCGGCAGCTCTGCCCAACTCCTTGGGACACACGGCTGGTCTCACACATCCAGGCCCAGAAAGGCTGGTCCCTCTTGGCTATCAGAGCTCGTAACGGGGAACGGGCAAGAGAGTGCTTTGAGGTGGCATTGATGCTTGAACCAGGGAACATATATTTCTGTGCTGGGCTCGGCATGGCTCTTTATTCCTCCTGGAGTTACTTCTGGTATCCTGATATTGCAAGGAAAGCCATAACCCAATTGGAAAGAACTATCCTTGAGCAGCCAAATAACTACAGAGCCAAAATATATTTAGCCAAGCTACTGAAAGAAGCAGATATAGAGAGATCAATTGCCTTGATAGAAGAAAGTCTAGAGAATAGCTCTGACCCTGAGGTCATCAGAGCTTCAGCTTTCTTCTGGCTGCAACGGTCTCCAGACCGAGCAATTGGGATATTACAGCGAGCCCTGGAGCAGGATCCAGGTTACCACCTTCTCTACCAAGCCTTGGCCAGGTGCTATAGGAAACAGTGGCTTAgtgcagagaaggaagaagagaataATATACTGGAGGCAGCCATCCAGAACCTCGAGCAAATTCTTCAGAGACATCCAGACCTTGACCTTGTGTTTGTAAAGCTGCAATTAGCAGAGTTCTATGGCGCAAGAGACCCAGCACAGGAAGAGGAGATCtacagggagctgcaggaggtaGAGGACACCCTGAGCCCCGAAGGCCGTCAAACCCTTAATCTCTTCTGGGGAAAGTTCTTTCTCTACAAGAAGAAGTCACTTcatgaagcaaaagaaaaatttatgGAAGGTTACAGAATTCCCGCGCTGACAAACAAGAGGAGGGAGTGCGGGCAGAGGCTGACAAAGATGGCTGCCACGATGCACCACAAGCAGGAGGCTGATGCTATCCTCAACTTCATCAGAGAGACTAACAGCCACCTGCCCATGGAATTTGCTGAAGCTGATCTAGACTGA
- the RACGAP1 gene encoding rac GTPase-activating protein 1 isoform X1, which yields MQLNLKRKMETAMLNLRNLYDQLTRQAEALSEGNEYKFIQLAKNFEEYRRKMQKTEHELGRYKDLLMKTEAERSALDVKLKHARNQVDVEIKRRQKAETDCEKLERQLQLIRELLMCDASGSIQLSEEQKSALAFLNRPQASLGGSDNKRLSTIDESASILSDISFDKTDESLDWDSSVVKTVRLKKREKRRSSRQFIEGPPGPQKKTRSIGSTVDQGNESIVAKTTVMVPNDGGPIEAISTIQTVPYGLRRRRNSGPLQPWSSESSIGSKQPESRSETDGFSTPQSNGGVRLHDFVSKTVIKPESCVPCGKRVKFGKISLRCRDCRVVTHPECRERCPLPCIPTVAGTPVRIGEGTLMDFVPSTPPMIPSIIVHCVNEIEQRGLHETGLYRISGCDKTVRELKEKFLRAKNIPLLSKVDDIHAICGLLKDFLRNLKEPLLTFRLNKTFMEAAEILDEDNSIAAMYQAVGELPQANRDTLAFLMMHLQRVAQSPETKMDIANLAKVFGPTIVAHAVPDPDPMTLLQDTKRQPKVVERLLLLPMDYWSQLMMVEQENIDPAHVIENTNAYSSPQTPDVKVSMLGPLTTPERQLFKTPSSSSLSQRVRSTFSKTTPKFGSKSKSTVQLGHQGNFFPSPLLK from the exons ATGCAGctaaatttaaaa AGGAAAATGGAGACCGCGATGCTGAACTTGCGGAATTTGTATGATCAACTCACACGCCAGGCTGAAGCTTTAAGTGAAGGAAATGAATACA AGTTTATTCAGTTAGCAAAGAACTTTGAAGAGTATcggagaaaaatgcagaaaacagagcATGAGCTTGGCAGGTACAAAGATCTTCTCATGAAAACTGAAGCTGAACGTAGTGCTCTGGATGTGAAGCTGAAACATGCTCGCAATCAAGTGGATGTGGAGATCAAACGAAGGCAAAAAGCTGAAACAGACTGCGAAAAGCTG GAGCGGCAATTGCAACTGATTCGAGAGCTGCTCATGTGTGATGCATCTGGGAGCATTCAGCTAAGTGAAGAACAGAAGTCTGCTCTGGCCTTTCTTAACAGGCCACAGGCTTCTCTCGGGGGTTCAGACAACAAAAG GCTGTCTACAATAGATGAATCTGCCTCAATTCTGTCAGACATCAGCTTTGACAAGACTGATGAGTCACTG GACTGGGATTCCTCTGTGGTGAAAACTGTCagactgaaaaagagagagaagcgg CGGTCTTCCAGGCAGTTCATTGAAGGCCCCCCAGGTCCTCAGAAGAAAACCAGATCAATTGGCTCCACAGTGGACCAG GGGAATGAATCCATAGTAGCAAAGACAACTGTCATGGTCCCCAATGATGGTGGCCCAATTGAAGCGATCTCTACTATCCAGACTGTGCCTTACGGTCTGAGGAGACGGAGGAACAGTG gtCCTTTGCAGCCCTGGAGCAGCGAGTCCAGCATAGGCAGTAAGCAGCCAGAATCCAGATCGGAGACTGATGGCTTTAGCACCCCGCAGAGCAATGGGGGAGTGAGACTGCATGATTTTGTTTCAAAGACG GTTATCAAGCCAGAATCATGTGTTCCATGTGGAAAGAGagtaaaatttggaaaaatctcTCTGAGGTGCAGAGATTGCCGTGTGGTCACTCATCCGGAGTGTCGAGAGCGCTGTCCTCTTCCCTGTATCCCCACCGTGGCGGGCACTCCTGTCAGAATTGGGGAG GGGACTCTGATGGACTTTGTCCCTTCTACTCCTCCAATGATCCCTTCCATCATAGTGCACTGTGTTAATGAGATTGAGCAACGAGGGCTGCATGAG ACGGGCCTTTACCGGATATCTGGCTGTGACAAGACAGTGAGggaactgaaagagaaatttcttagagcaaaaaatattcctttgctCAGTAAAGTGGATGATATCCATGCAATCTGTGGCCTTCTCAAGGACTTTCTACGCAATCTGAAAGAACCCCTTCTCACTTTCCGGTTAAACAAGACTTTTATGGAAGCTGCAG AAATCTTGGATGAGGACAACAGCATTGCTGCTATGTACCAAGCAGTTGGTGAACTTCCTCAGGCCAATAGGGACACTTTGGCTTTCCTCATGATGCACCTGCAGAG ggtAGCTCAAAGCCCAGAGACTAAAATGGATATTGCCAACTTGGCCAAAGTCTTTGGCCCCACAATAGTTGCCCATGCCGTACCTGATCCTGACCCTATGACACTTCTGCAAGACACTAAGCGGCAACCCAAG GTAGTGGAGCGACTTCTGCTGCTGCCTATGGATTACTGGAGCCAGCTGATGATGGTGGAGCAAGAAAACATTGACCCAGCACATGTAATTGAGAACACCAATGCCTACTCCTCTCCACAGACACCAGATGTTAAAG TGAGCATGCTGGGACCCCTCACTACTCCGGAACGGCAGCTCTTCAAGACGCCGTCGTCCAGCTCCCTGTCTCAGCGGGTCCGGTCCACCTTCAGCAAAACCACCCCCAA ATTTGGGAGCAAAAGCAAGTCAACGGTCCAGCTTGGGCATCAGGGCaacttctttccctctcctctgctgaaGTGA
- the RACGAP1 gene encoding rac GTPase-activating protein 1 isoform X2, with translation METAMLNLRNLYDQLTRQAEALSEGNEYKFIQLAKNFEEYRRKMQKTEHELGRYKDLLMKTEAERSALDVKLKHARNQVDVEIKRRQKAETDCEKLERQLQLIRELLMCDASGSIQLSEEQKSALAFLNRPQASLGGSDNKRLSTIDESASILSDISFDKTDESLDWDSSVVKTVRLKKREKRRSSRQFIEGPPGPQKKTRSIGSTVDQGNESIVAKTTVMVPNDGGPIEAISTIQTVPYGLRRRRNSGPLQPWSSESSIGSKQPESRSETDGFSTPQSNGGVRLHDFVSKTVIKPESCVPCGKRVKFGKISLRCRDCRVVTHPECRERCPLPCIPTVAGTPVRIGEGTLMDFVPSTPPMIPSIIVHCVNEIEQRGLHETGLYRISGCDKTVRELKEKFLRAKNIPLLSKVDDIHAICGLLKDFLRNLKEPLLTFRLNKTFMEAAEILDEDNSIAAMYQAVGELPQANRDTLAFLMMHLQRVAQSPETKMDIANLAKVFGPTIVAHAVPDPDPMTLLQDTKRQPKVVERLLLLPMDYWSQLMMVEQENIDPAHVIENTNAYSSPQTPDVKVSMLGPLTTPERQLFKTPSSSSLSQRVRSTFSKTTPKFGSKSKSTVQLGHQGNFFPSPLLK, from the exons ATGGAGACCGCGATGCTGAACTTGCGGAATTTGTATGATCAACTCACACGCCAGGCTGAAGCTTTAAGTGAAGGAAATGAATACA AGTTTATTCAGTTAGCAAAGAACTTTGAAGAGTATcggagaaaaatgcagaaaacagagcATGAGCTTGGCAGGTACAAAGATCTTCTCATGAAAACTGAAGCTGAACGTAGTGCTCTGGATGTGAAGCTGAAACATGCTCGCAATCAAGTGGATGTGGAGATCAAACGAAGGCAAAAAGCTGAAACAGACTGCGAAAAGCTG GAGCGGCAATTGCAACTGATTCGAGAGCTGCTCATGTGTGATGCATCTGGGAGCATTCAGCTAAGTGAAGAACAGAAGTCTGCTCTGGCCTTTCTTAACAGGCCACAGGCTTCTCTCGGGGGTTCAGACAACAAAAG GCTGTCTACAATAGATGAATCTGCCTCAATTCTGTCAGACATCAGCTTTGACAAGACTGATGAGTCACTG GACTGGGATTCCTCTGTGGTGAAAACTGTCagactgaaaaagagagagaagcgg CGGTCTTCCAGGCAGTTCATTGAAGGCCCCCCAGGTCCTCAGAAGAAAACCAGATCAATTGGCTCCACAGTGGACCAG GGGAATGAATCCATAGTAGCAAAGACAACTGTCATGGTCCCCAATGATGGTGGCCCAATTGAAGCGATCTCTACTATCCAGACTGTGCCTTACGGTCTGAGGAGACGGAGGAACAGTG gtCCTTTGCAGCCCTGGAGCAGCGAGTCCAGCATAGGCAGTAAGCAGCCAGAATCCAGATCGGAGACTGATGGCTTTAGCACCCCGCAGAGCAATGGGGGAGTGAGACTGCATGATTTTGTTTCAAAGACG GTTATCAAGCCAGAATCATGTGTTCCATGTGGAAAGAGagtaaaatttggaaaaatctcTCTGAGGTGCAGAGATTGCCGTGTGGTCACTCATCCGGAGTGTCGAGAGCGCTGTCCTCTTCCCTGTATCCCCACCGTGGCGGGCACTCCTGTCAGAATTGGGGAG GGGACTCTGATGGACTTTGTCCCTTCTACTCCTCCAATGATCCCTTCCATCATAGTGCACTGTGTTAATGAGATTGAGCAACGAGGGCTGCATGAG ACGGGCCTTTACCGGATATCTGGCTGTGACAAGACAGTGAGggaactgaaagagaaatttcttagagcaaaaaatattcctttgctCAGTAAAGTGGATGATATCCATGCAATCTGTGGCCTTCTCAAGGACTTTCTACGCAATCTGAAAGAACCCCTTCTCACTTTCCGGTTAAACAAGACTTTTATGGAAGCTGCAG AAATCTTGGATGAGGACAACAGCATTGCTGCTATGTACCAAGCAGTTGGTGAACTTCCTCAGGCCAATAGGGACACTTTGGCTTTCCTCATGATGCACCTGCAGAG ggtAGCTCAAAGCCCAGAGACTAAAATGGATATTGCCAACTTGGCCAAAGTCTTTGGCCCCACAATAGTTGCCCATGCCGTACCTGATCCTGACCCTATGACACTTCTGCAAGACACTAAGCGGCAACCCAAG GTAGTGGAGCGACTTCTGCTGCTGCCTATGGATTACTGGAGCCAGCTGATGATGGTGGAGCAAGAAAACATTGACCCAGCACATGTAATTGAGAACACCAATGCCTACTCCTCTCCACAGACACCAGATGTTAAAG TGAGCATGCTGGGACCCCTCACTACTCCGGAACGGCAGCTCTTCAAGACGCCGTCGTCCAGCTCCCTGTCTCAGCGGGTCCGGTCCACCTTCAGCAAAACCACCCCCAA ATTTGGGAGCAAAAGCAAGTCAACGGTCCAGCTTGGGCATCAGGGCaacttctttccctctcctctgctgaaGTGA